In a single window of the Ignavibacteria bacterium genome:
- a CDS encoding polymer-forming cytoskeletal protein — MSMFGSRDKSNNQQESVPAVNKSASSKDIKTLIGEGCKVEGNFFIPTATRIDGVIKGDLTGDSGIVIGHTGKVIGSVCASEVVIYGSVEGNVETNRLELKKGSKMNGDVTVNNLVTEQGCIFNGKCSMKDETSNVTELVPEHNESTGNVKIKSVMS, encoded by the coding sequence ATGTCGATGTTCGGAAGCAGAGATAAATCAAACAACCAGCAGGAATCAGTACCGGCAGTAAACAAATCAGCTTCATCAAAAGATATTAAAACGCTTATTGGCGAAGGCTGTAAAGTAGAAGGCAATTTCTTTATCCCCACAGCCACAAGGATAGACGGAGTAATTAAAGGTGACCTCACAGGCGATAGCGGTATAGTTATCGGTCACACCGGTAAAGTTATTGGTAGCGTTTGCGCATCTGAAGTTGTTATTTACGGCTCAGTTGAAGGCAATGTTGAAACCAACAGGCTTGAGCTGAAAAAAGGCTCTAAAATGAACGGTGATGTTACCGTAAATAACCTGGTTACAGAACAGGGCTGTATCTTTAACGGCAAATGTTCAATGAAAGATGAAACAAGCAATGTCACAGAGCTTGTTCCTGAACATAATGAATCAACCGGCAACGTAAAGATAAAATCTGTAATGAGCTAA
- a CDS encoding tetratricopeptide repeat protein, whose protein sequence is MKNLILLLLFLTVTFCYSQTNEDAKNYVKQGIDLVDAGKIDEGIALYKKALEIEPKNTFFNYELAYAYYLQQKYDKVITVLEKVKNNPDTFDQVFAVLGNAYDISGDRDKALKTYKAGLKKFPNSGKIYLELGVVSMSEKEYEEALKYFEKGIRAEPTHPSNYYWASVFYSGSDVPMWGLIYGEIFLNLEQNTKRAETISKMMYKVYGDKISITDSGGKKNASIKLNKFNNGKGFDSEFEMNAMLASFGLVLDSTFTGMNLNGINKFRINFLDMWFSSEKTKNNSNVLFDYHKTLKDKGLFEAYNYYLFAYGNIDEFNTWAAENKDKVKEFDDWFSNYGINLTKENVLYRKFEK, encoded by the coding sequence ATGAAAAACTTAATACTGCTTCTGTTATTTTTAACAGTAACTTTCTGCTACTCTCAAACGAATGAAGATGCTAAGAATTATGTTAAACAGGGGATAGATCTTGTTGATGCTGGTAAAATTGATGAAGGAATTGCCCTGTATAAAAAAGCTCTGGAAATTGAGCCAAAGAACACCTTTTTTAATTATGAGCTTGCCTATGCTTATTACCTTCAGCAAAAATATGATAAAGTGATAACTGTTTTGGAAAAAGTAAAAAATAACCCTGATACCTTTGACCAGGTTTTTGCTGTTCTTGGGAATGCTTACGATATTTCAGGTGATAGAGATAAAGCCCTTAAAACTTATAAAGCGGGTTTAAAAAAATTTCCCAATTCAGGTAAAATTTATCTCGAGCTTGGCGTTGTTTCGATGTCTGAAAAAGAATATGAAGAAGCATTGAAGTATTTTGAAAAGGGGATAAGAGCTGAGCCAACACATCCTTCAAATTATTACTGGGCATCAGTTTTTTATTCAGGAAGCGATGTACCCATGTGGGGTCTGATTTACGGTGAAATATTCCTGAATCTTGAACAAAACACAAAAAGAGCTGAAACCATCAGCAAAATGATGTATAAAGTTTACGGAGATAAAATTTCCATTACCGATAGCGGAGGTAAAAAAAATGCTTCCATTAAGCTGAACAAATTCAATAACGGTAAAGGGTTTGACTCTGAATTTGAAATGAATGCAATGCTTGCATCTTTTGGTTTGGTGCTTGATAGTACATTTACAGGTATGAACCTGAATGGAATAAATAAGTTCAGGATCAATTTTTTAGATATGTGGTTCTCATCTGAAAAAACTAAAAATAACAGCAATGTACTCTTCGATTATCATAAAACTTTAAAGGATAAAGGGCTTTTTGAAGCTTATAATTATTATTTATTCGCATACGGTAATATTGATGAGTTTAATACATGGGCTGCGGAAAATAAAGATAAAGTAAAAGAATTTGATGACTGGTTCAGTAACTACGGTATCAATTTAACTAAAGAAAATGTTTTATACAGAAAGTTCGAAAAATGA
- a CDS encoding DinB family protein, translating into MKNTELLIYMLEDIRSVTLQGVKGLTKEQLFAEPLPGEFPIGAYLMHLGECDIGWYETLSGQKIPDDLKKRCYYSAWFDVPSEDFNPPGSPIEPEEYTAAISEVRQIVLNYIRNMSDEELEIKIKRKRSATVEVELSKKWIIYHLIEHEAHTRGQMFMLIRMAGFKQKGENN; encoded by the coding sequence ATGAAAAATACAGAACTCCTGATATACATGCTGGAAGATATCCGCAGCGTAACGCTGCAGGGTGTTAAAGGTTTAACCAAAGAACAGTTATTTGCTGAGCCGCTGCCGGGTGAGTTCCCCATTGGCGCTTACTTAATGCATTTAGGTGAGTGTGATATAGGGTGGTATGAAACCTTAAGCGGCCAGAAGATACCCGATGATCTGAAAAAGCGCTGCTATTATTCAGCATGGTTTGATGTTCCCTCTGAAGATTTCAATCCGCCCGGGTCACCCATCGAACCGGAAGAATATACAGCTGCAATTAGCGAAGTAAGGCAGATAGTATTAAATTACATCAGGAATATGAGTGATGAAGAGCTTGAAATAAAGATAAAACGCAAACGCAGCGCAACTGTTGAAGTTGAGCTGTCTAAAAAATGGATAATTTACCACTTGATAGAACATGAAGCGCATACGAGGGGACAAATGTTCATGCTGATAAGAATGGCAGGTTTTAAACAAAAGGGTGAAAATAACTGA
- a CDS encoding DUF4260 domain-containing protein has protein sequence MKNIIKLEELAMLSLAIYLFTLLNIQWWLFAALFFAPDLGMLGYLFNSRIGAFTYNLFHHKGIAIAVYLAGIFLSNEYFMFAGVILFAHSSFDRILGYGLKYSDNFKNTHLGVIGKN, from the coding sequence ATGAAAAATATCATTAAGCTCGAAGAACTTGCTATGCTCTCTTTGGCAATTTACCTGTTCACTTTGCTGAATATTCAATGGTGGCTGTTTGCTGCATTATTCTTTGCACCTGATCTTGGAATGCTTGGATATTTATTTAACTCACGTATTGGCGCTTTCACTTATAACTTGTTTCATCATAAAGGTATTGCAATAGCTGTGTATTTGGCAGGGATTTTCTTATCAAATGAATATTTCATGTTTGCCGGCGTGATACTTTTTGCGCATTCAAGCTTTGATAGAATTCTTGGGTATGGATTAAAATACAGCGATAATTTTAAAAATACACATTTGGGGGTTATTGGCAAAAACTAA
- the acsA gene encoding acetate--CoA ligase yields the protein MEMFNFMHNISSYEDTIKNFTWKSVEEELGYKPGDVINIGEYCTDRICRLGKADKTALIWQDHKGNVKTWTFDEMRIATNSIAWYFENMGIKPGDRICLFMDKVPELYLGFLAGLKMGAIVQPLFSAFGSESLITRLEDARTTAIITQKKHLPKVRNILKEMDYMKFVILVDERDELHLKDREHILDIDNIPKIDHFKIYPSTAETPSVLHYTSGTTGLPKGAQHVHYSVISQYITTKYSLDLKDEDIYWCTADPGWVTGTSYGIIGPWSNGATQCVLDAGFTADGWYSFIEKHKVTIWYSAPTAIRALMKEGEELIKKHDLSSLRYLASIGEPLNAEAVLWSDKVFGMKFHDTYWQTETGSMVISNYPCMKVKPGSMGKPFPGMEVGLVDINTHEYFDKNGIVGIIAVKPGWPAMFRAYWNNKEKYDSKFVNGWYLCGDRASKDDDGYFWFVGRDDDVINTAGHLVGPFEIESALLEHPAVAESAAVGKPDQINMEVVKAFIALKPGIEETKMLELEIMNFIRKKLSPLAMPQEVEFVKSLPKTRSGKIMRRVLRAKEWGEEIGDISTLENDM from the coding sequence ATGGAAATGTTTAACTTTATGCACAATATCAGCTCTTACGAAGATACTATTAAAAATTTTACATGGAAATCTGTAGAAGAAGAACTGGGCTATAAACCCGGTGATGTTATTAATATTGGTGAATATTGCACAGATAGAATTTGCCGTCTGGGGAAAGCGGATAAAACCGCACTGATCTGGCAGGACCATAAAGGAAATGTGAAGACCTGGACATTTGATGAAATGAGAATTGCTACAAATTCAATTGCCTGGTATTTTGAAAACATGGGTATTAAGCCCGGCGATAGAATTTGTTTGTTTATGGATAAGGTTCCCGAGCTTTACCTGGGCTTTTTAGCGGGACTTAAAATGGGCGCAATCGTTCAGCCGTTGTTTTCAGCCTTCGGTTCTGAATCTTTAATTACAAGACTGGAAGATGCAAGGACAACCGCAATAATTACTCAGAAAAAACATCTGCCTAAGGTACGAAATATCTTAAAAGAAATGGATTATATGAAATTTGTGATATTGGTAGATGAACGTGATGAATTACATTTAAAAGATAGAGAACACATTCTTGATATCGATAATATACCTAAGATAGATCATTTTAAGATCTATCCTTCTACTGCAGAAACGCCCTCAGTTCTGCATTATACATCAGGCACAACAGGTCTGCCTAAAGGCGCACAGCATGTGCATTATTCAGTTATTTCTCAGTACATAACTACAAAATACTCCCTTGATCTGAAAGATGAAGATATTTACTGGTGCACCGCTGACCCCGGATGGGTTACAGGTACTTCATACGGAATTATCGGACCTTGGTCAAACGGCGCAACTCAATGTGTACTTGATGCAGGCTTTACTGCAGACGGATGGTATTCTTTTATTGAAAAACATAAGGTCACAATTTGGTATTCTGCTCCCACAGCTATAAGGGCTCTGATGAAAGAAGGGGAGGAGCTGATCAAAAAACATGATCTTTCTTCATTAAGATATCTGGCAAGTATTGGTGAGCCTCTTAATGCAGAAGCGGTTTTATGGAGTGATAAGGTTTTCGGTATGAAATTCCACGATACGTACTGGCAAACTGAAACCGGAAGTATGGTTATCAGCAACTATCCTTGTATGAAAGTAAAACCCGGCTCAATGGGTAAACCTTTCCCGGGTATGGAAGTTGGTTTGGTTGATATTAATACTCATGAATATTTTGATAAAAACGGAATTGTTGGGATAATAGCTGTAAAGCCCGGATGGCCGGCAATGTTTCGCGCATACTGGAACAATAAAGAAAAATATGACAGCAAATTTGTAAATGGCTGGTATTTATGCGGTGATAGGGCCTCGAAAGATGATGACGGATATTTCTGGTTTGTTGGCAGGGATGATGATGTAATAAATACCGCCGGGCATCTTGTCGGGCCGTTTGAAATTGAATCAGCCCTGCTTGAGCATCCCGCAGTTGCAGAATCAGCTGCTGTTGGCAAGCCTGACCAGATCAACATGGAAGTTGTAAAAGCATTTATTGCCCTGAAGCCGGGAATAGAAGAAACCAAAATGCTTGAGCTTGAGATAATGAACTTTATACGCAAAAAGCTCTCGCCGCTTGCAATGCCCCAGGAAGTTGAGTTCGTAAAATCCCTGCCTAAAACAAGAAGCGGCAAAATTATGCGCAGGGTTTTAAGAGCTAAGGAATGGGGAGAGGAAATAGGCGATATCTCAACTCTCGAAAATGATATGTAA
- a CDS encoding acyl carrier protein, with the protein MENVKDIVLDYVKKEYLEDGDDRVINYDTALITGGFVDSFSMVSLKVFLETKYNISIPDDKATPEAFDSVNNIVELLKAFGVN; encoded by the coding sequence ATGGAAAACGTAAAAGATATAGTTCTGGATTATGTGAAAAAAGAATACCTTGAAGATGGTGATGACAGGGTAATCAATTATGATACTGCTCTTATCACAGGCGGATTTGTAGATTCTTTTTCAATGGTTTCTCTGAAAGTGTTCCTTGAAACCAAATATAATATATCAATCCCTGATGATAAAGCAACACCTGAAGCTTTTGACAGTGTAAATAATATTGTCGAGCTTCTGAAAGCTTTCGGGGTTAATTAG
- a CDS encoding glycine C-acetyltransferase, which yields MSYPQDIRNIYGSQLEELRKQGIFKEERAIFSPQNADIAVEFPIGSSKKEEINMCANNYLGLSSHPEVIKAAHAGLDSRGYGMSSVRFICGTQDIHKTLEDRLTEFLGTEDTILFPSCMDANAGVFEAVLNEQDVMIADRLVHASIVDGMRLCKAHQDTYKHSDMAHLEDKLKLHQDKRVRLIITDGSFSMDGDLAKLDKIVELAEKYNAMVFVDDSHASGFIGKTGRGTHEHCGVVGKIDIITTTLGKALGGASGGCVSGRKEIVEMCRQKARPYLFSNTVAPVVVSGALAVLDIISKTTERRDKLERNTAFWRKGLTEAGLIIKDGETPIVPVMLFNAKLSQDFAKTLYDDGIYAVGFFFPVVPKGQARIRTQLSAAHEMHHLEKALAAFTNAGKKFGILGKTKQEIIDMYGM from the coding sequence ATGTCATATCCGCAGGATATAAGAAATATATACGGATCCCAGCTTGAAGAGCTGAGAAAACAGGGGATATTCAAAGAAGAACGGGCTATATTTTCTCCGCAAAATGCTGATATAGCCGTTGAGTTCCCGATCGGTTCCTCTAAAAAAGAAGAGATCAATATGTGCGCAAATAACTACCTCGGACTTTCTTCACACCCCGAAGTTATAAAAGCTGCGCATGCAGGACTTGATTCAAGAGGATACGGAATGTCCTCAGTTCGTTTCATATGCGGCACGCAGGATATTCACAAAACACTTGAAGACCGCCTCACAGAATTTTTAGGTACCGAAGATACGATATTATTCCCCTCATGTATGGATGCCAATGCAGGAGTTTTTGAAGCTGTTCTTAACGAACAGGATGTAATGATAGCCGACAGGCTTGTTCATGCATCTATTGTTGACGGAATGCGCCTCTGCAAAGCGCACCAGGATACCTATAAACACTCCGATATGGCGCACCTTGAAGATAAGCTTAAGCTGCACCAGGATAAACGGGTCAGGCTGATAATCACAGACGGTTCATTCAGCATGGATGGAGATCTTGCTAAGCTTGATAAAATTGTTGAGCTTGCTGAAAAATACAATGCAATGGTATTTGTTGATGACAGCCATGCCAGCGGTTTTATCGGTAAGACAGGCAGGGGAACACATGAACACTGCGGCGTAGTCGGTAAAATTGATATCATTACAACTACTCTTGGCAAAGCTCTTGGAGGAGCATCCGGCGGTTGTGTATCAGGAAGAAAAGAAATAGTTGAAATGTGCCGCCAGAAGGCAAGGCCGTATCTTTTCAGCAACACCGTTGCCCCGGTAGTTGTATCCGGCGCGCTCGCTGTGCTTGATATTATCAGCAAAACAACCGAAAGGCGCGATAAGCTTGAACGTAATACTGCATTCTGGCGCAAAGGATTGACTGAAGCAGGATTGATAATTAAAGATGGTGAAACACCAATTGTACCTGTTATGCTCTTTAATGCGAAGCTTTCACAGGATTTCGCAAAGACATTGTATGATGACGGAATATACGCGGTCGGATTTTTCTTCCCTGTAGTGCCCAAAGGGCAGGCTAGGATACGCACGCAGCTTTCAGCCGCGCATGAAATGCATCACCTCGAAAAAGCTCTTGCCGCATTTACAAATGCCGGCAAAAAGTTCGGCATTCTCGGCAAAACCAAACAGGAAATTATTGATATGTACGGCATGTAG
- the kbl gene encoding glycine C-acetyltransferase — protein sequence MSNFLGKLRVELDNMKVEGLYKHERVITSVQDAVIKLDSGKEVINFCANNYLGLSSHPKVVEAAKKTLDTHGFGMSSVRFICGTQDIHKELEQKIADFHGTEDTILYAACFDANGGVFEPILHDTDVIISDELNHASIIDGIRLCKATRHRYKNNDMDDLRRKLDESKREGARNIIIVTDGVFSMDGYIAKLDEIVKIAEEYDCLTMVDECHAAGFMGKHGRGSTEYCGVMGKVDIITGTLGKALGGAMGGYTTGRKEIIEMLRQRSRPYLFSNSLAPAIVGASIAVFDLLSSTTELRDRLEDNTKYFRAEMGKLGFDIKEGTHPITPVMLYDAKLSQDFAAKLLEEGIYVIGFYYPVVPKGQARIRVQVSAAHTREHLNRAIAAFAKVGKNLGVLK from the coding sequence ATGTCCAATTTTCTGGGTAAATTAAGGGTTGAGCTTGATAACATGAAGGTCGAAGGGCTCTACAAACATGAACGCGTTATTACTTCTGTTCAGGATGCAGTAATAAAGCTTGATTCTGGCAAGGAAGTTATAAACTTCTGCGCTAATAATTACCTGGGACTCTCATCCCATCCAAAAGTTGTTGAAGCAGCCAAAAAAACTCTCGATACACACGGTTTTGGTATGTCATCAGTACGCTTCATCTGCGGCACACAGGATATTCACAAAGAGCTTGAGCAGAAGATCGCGGATTTCCACGGTACCGAAGATACTATTTTATACGCTGCATGCTTTGATGCCAACGGGGGAGTATTTGAGCCTATCCTTCACGATACCGATGTGATAATTTCTGATGAGCTTAACCATGCAAGTATTATTGATGGTATCAGGCTGTGCAAAGCTACACGCCATCGTTATAAAAATAACGATATGGATGATCTCCGCCGCAAGCTGGATGAATCAAAGCGCGAAGGCGCAAGAAATATCATCATCGTAACTGATGGCGTTTTCAGTATGGATGGATACATTGCTAAACTCGATGAGATAGTTAAAATCGCAGAAGAATACGACTGCCTCACGATGGTTGATGAATGCCACGCTGCGGGATTTATGGGTAAGCACGGCAGGGGATCAACCGAATACTGCGGTGTTATGGGTAAGGTTGATATTATTACAGGTACTCTTGGCAAAGCGCTTGGTGGAGCCATGGGCGGTTACACTACTGGCAGAAAAGAGATCATAGAAATGTTAAGGCAGCGTTCAAGGCCGTATTTATTTTCAAACTCGCTTGCGCCTGCAATTGTAGGCGCCTCAATTGCAGTGTTTGACCTGCTATCTTCAACTACAGAGCTTCGCGACAGGCTTGAAGATAACACAAAATATTTCCGCGCGGAAATGGGCAAACTTGGCTTTGATATCAAGGAAGGAACTCATCCCATCACACCCGTGATGCTTTATGATGCCAAGCTATCACAGGATTTCGCCGCAAAGCTGCTTGAAGAGGGTATTTATGTAATCGGATTCTATTACCCGGTAGTACCTAAGGGGCAGGCGCGTATCAGGGTTCAGGTCTCAGCAGCCCACACACGTGAGCATTTGAATAGGGCCATTGCAGCATTCGCAAAGGTTGGGAAAAATCTTGGGGTGTTGAAATAA
- a CDS encoding LptF/LptG family permease encodes MLIYRYILKAHFAPFIISFFIVIFVFTFQFIYKYIDNLVGKGLSWWIITQLITLNLAWMVTLAGPMAVLIATLMAFGSLSSTNETTVMRASGLSPLKLILPVLFISGILCYGLILFNNKVLPEANHRTRVLMTDIQRTKPTFVIEAGKFTDDISGYNMLVKKTYENSNKLEGVFIIDNSNPVYSNTLTADSGQINFSGDYSKIILDLYNGEIHQIDKKKPNGSYRRIKFSKHIVSIDAQGFGFSSSDESAFSRGDRELSADSMRSIVNNITTSFETDKLQSAVQVQNLAIELTQVKYDTTSLDSNAANVNRIKVLSIINRYKGYKNKYVNQRSIERSNQKQIDMYLVEIYKKYSIPFACVVFVLIGAPLGMITRKGGFGVAAGMSLGFFLLYWACLIGGEKLADRELLSPFLSMWIANIILGSAGLYLVFRDSLNIKRLFKRRTITVKPI; translated from the coding sequence TTGCTGATATATCGTTACATATTAAAGGCACATTTTGCGCCATTTATAATTTCTTTTTTTATTGTTATTTTTGTTTTTACGTTCCAGTTCATTTATAAGTATATAGATAACCTGGTAGGTAAGGGCTTAAGCTGGTGGATAATTACTCAGCTTATAACCCTGAATTTAGCGTGGATGGTGACCCTGGCGGGTCCCATGGCTGTTTTAATAGCTACGCTTATGGCTTTTGGTTCTTTGTCATCTACTAATGAAACTACAGTAATGCGTGCTTCAGGCTTAAGCCCGCTAAAGCTGATTCTTCCGGTACTTTTTATCTCAGGTATTTTGTGTTACGGACTGATATTATTCAACAATAAAGTACTGCCGGAAGCTAACCACAGAACCCGTGTTTTAATGACAGATATTCAGCGAACCAAACCGACCTTCGTAATTGAAGCGGGAAAGTTCACCGATGATATCAGCGGGTATAATATGCTGGTTAAAAAAACCTATGAAAACTCAAACAAGCTTGAAGGCGTTTTCATAATTGATAACTCAAACCCGGTTTATTCAAATACACTGACCGCAGACAGCGGACAGATAAATTTTTCAGGTGATTATTCAAAGATAATACTTGATCTTTATAACGGTGAAATTCACCAGATTGATAAAAAGAAACCTAACGGTTCTTACCGCAGAATAAAGTTTTCAAAGCATATAGTGTCTATCGATGCCCAGGGATTCGGCTTTTCAAGCTCTGACGAGAGCGCTTTTTCCAGGGGTGATCGTGAGCTTAGCGCGGATTCGATGCGAAGCATCGTGAATAACATTACTACCAGCTTTGAAACTGATAAGCTTCAATCAGCAGTGCAGGTACAAAACCTGGCAATTGAATTGACCCAGGTAAAATATGATACAACATCACTTGATAGCAATGCTGCGAACGTGAACCGTATCAAAGTTCTTTCAATTATTAACAGGTATAAAGGCTACAAGAACAAATATGTGAACCAGAGAAGTATTGAACGCTCTAACCAGAAGCAGATCGATATGTACCTGGTTGAAATTTACAAGAAATATTCAATACCCTTTGCATGTGTTGTGTTTGTTCTCATCGGCGCTCCGCTTGGCATGATAACCCGAAAAGGGGGCTTTGGAGTGGCTGCAGGAATGAGTTTAGGGTTCTTTTTATTATATTGGGCATGTTTAATTGGCGGCGAAAAGCTTGCTGATAGAGAGCTTTTAAGTCCGTTCTTAAGCATGTGGATAGCCAATATCATTTTAGGTTCAGCAGGTTTATATTTGGTTTTCAGGGATAGCTTAAACATAAAGAGATTGTTTAAACGAAGAACAATTACAGTTAAGCCGATTTAA
- a CDS encoding Gfo/Idh/MocA family oxidoreductase — MEKLRILISGLGGIAQIAHLPILSKLDSVEIAGVCDIDRSKARSIAAKYNVKSSFKDLDEMLDTVDADCLIVTSPTSMHKEQAVKGLQKGLNVLVEKPLARNYEEASAIVDAAKKAKKLLMVGMNNRFRPEVMMQESFVSAGEIGEVFYIKTGYLKKRSTAEKWSVKKAEAGGGVFMDLGIVILDIALWMMKFPKIKSVSAVNFNHSFKDVEDSSFVLLRFENGSTVSIETSWTLHRANDMFYCNVYGREGSTSINPLRIYKNMHDTLVNVTPVKIEKPANLFKRTYEYELNNFINSVLTGKPSLSDGSESLDRMRIVDAIYESAKAGREVTFK; from the coding sequence ATGGAAAAATTAAGGATATTAATTTCGGGACTTGGAGGTATTGCCCAGATTGCTCACCTTCCAATTTTATCAAAGCTTGATAGCGTTGAAATTGCCGGAGTATGCGATATTGACCGCTCTAAGGCAAGATCAATTGCTGCAAAATATAATGTTAAAAGTTCATTTAAAGATCTTGATGAAATGCTGGATACAGTTGATGCTGACTGCCTCATAGTTACTTCACCAACCTCCATGCATAAAGAGCAGGCTGTAAAAGGGCTGCAAAAAGGACTGAACGTACTTGTTGAAAAACCCCTTGCTAGGAATTATGAAGAAGCTTCCGCCATTGTTGATGCTGCCAAAAAAGCCAAGAAGCTGCTTATGGTCGGTATGAATAACCGCTTCAGGCCGGAAGTTATGATGCAGGAAAGCTTTGTATCAGCCGGTGAAATAGGTGAAGTGTTTTATATCAAAACCGGGTATCTTAAAAAAAGAAGCACTGCTGAAAAATGGTCGGTTAAAAAAGCCGAAGCCGGCGGCGGTGTATTTATGGATCTTGGAATAGTAATACTTGATATCGCTTTATGGATGATGAAATTCCCGAAGATAAAAAGCGTATCTGCAGTTAATTTTAATCATTCATTTAAAGATGTTGAAGATTCTTCATTTGTGCTGTTAAGGTTTGAGAACGGTTCAACCGTTTCCATTGAAACAAGCTGGACGCTCCACAGGGCTAATGATATGTTCTACTGTAATGTTTACGGCAGGGAAGGCTCAACTAGCATAAACCCGCTGCGCATATACAAGAACATGCATGATACACTTGTTAACGTTACCCCGGTTAAGATAGAAAAGCCCGCGAATTTGTTCAAGCGTACTTATGAATATGAGCTGAATAATTTCATCAATTCCGTTTTGACAGGTAAGCCTTCGCTTTCTGATGGCTCTGAATCACTTGACCGTATGAGAATTGTTGATGCAATATATGAATCTGCAAAAGCCGGCCGGGAAGTTACGTTTAAGTAA
- a CDS encoding 3-hydroxybutyryl-CoA dehydrogenase, whose translation MKKKIGIIGAGTMGSGIAAASAVSGFGTVLYDIYPDAVDKAFSGIKKGWDKLAEKGKLDNAKKGAAVNNLQKAAALNELAECDIIIEAAIENIELKKDLYKELDDLTAENVILATNTSSFSITAISSAVKKNPGRVIGMHFFNPANIMKLVEVIKGEFTSVETVNTVTELCKKLGKVPVMCKDTPAFIVNRVARAFYGESLKIMGEEAVEPALVDTVMKEEGGFAMGPFELMDLIGIDVNLSVTKSVYEAFFYDQKYKPSPIQQKMVDAGLLGRKTKQGFYKY comes from the coding sequence ATGAAAAAAAAGATCGGCATTATAGGGGCGGGAACAATGGGCAGCGGCATAGCCGCAGCTTCCGCTGTAAGCGGGTTTGGGACAGTATTGTATGATATCTACCCCGATGCTGTTGATAAAGCATTTTCAGGTATAAAAAAAGGATGGGATAAGCTGGCTGAAAAAGGCAAGCTCGATAATGCCAAAAAAGGAGCTGCAGTTAATAACCTGCAGAAAGCTGCCGCATTAAATGAGCTGGCTGAATGCGATATAATTATCGAAGCAGCAATTGAAAATATTGAACTGAAAAAGGACCTTTATAAGGAGCTTGATGATCTTACCGCTGAAAATGTTATACTTGCCACCAATACATCGTCATTTTCAATTACTGCAATATCATCTGCCGTAAAGAAAAATCCCGGCCGGGTGATTGGGATGCACTTTTTTAATCCCGCAAATATCATGAAGCTTGTAGAGGTTATTAAAGGAGAATTTACTTCTGTTGAAACTGTAAATACCGTAACCGAGCTTTGTAAAAAGCTCGGCAAAGTGCCGGTGATGTGCAAAGATACCCCTGCATTTATTGTTAACCGTGTTGCCCGTGCATTTTACGGTGAATCACTTAAAATTATGGGAGAAGAAGCTGTTGAGCCTGCCCTTGTTGATACAGTTATGAAAGAAGAAGGGGGCTTTGCTATGGGACCCTTTGAATTGATGGATCTTATTGGTATCGATGTAAATCTTTCCGTAACTAAATCAGTTTATGAAGCGTTCTTTTATGACCAGAAGTATAAGCCAAGCCCAATCCAGCAGAAAATGGTTGATGCCGGACTTCTTGGCAGAAAAACCAAACAGGGCTTTTATAAATATTGA
- a CDS encoding DinB family protein, with amino-acid sequence MYNTISTELWSQFGAALDMFENAIAKCPDSLWTYNYSTGGDSNDAKHIDELRGSFWYIAFHTLFFTDYYLDTTPENFKTPDKFNYKEEEIDEIMPGRIFSKEELLEYTAHCRSKLRNLLQDMDETKAAFRWKNPWKDYSMIEITMYNMRHVMHHTGQLNMLLGKASHDLPIWVSRTKAELR; translated from the coding sequence ATGTATAATACTATTAGTACAGAATTATGGAGTCAATTCGGCGCGGCGCTTGATATGTTCGAAAATGCAATAGCGAAATGTCCGGACAGCTTATGGACTTACAATTACTCCACCGGCGGAGACTCAAATGACGCCAAACATATTGATGAGCTTCGGGGAAGTTTCTGGTATATAGCTTTCCATACATTATTTTTTACTGATTACTATCTTGATACAACCCCGGAAAATTTTAAAACACCGGATAAGTTCAATTATAAGGAGGAAGAAATAGATGAGATCATGCCCGGGAGAATATTTTCTAAAGAAGAGCTGCTTGAATATACAGCTCATTGCCGCAGCAAATTGCGAAATTTGCTTCAGGATATGGATGAAACAAAAGCAGCATTTAGATGGAAAAATCCATGGAAGGATTACAGTATGATTGAAATTACTATGTATAATATGCGGCATGTAATGCATCATACGGGTCAATTGAATATGCTGCTTGGCAAAGCCAGCCATGATTTGCCGATATGGGTTTCGCGGACAAAAGCAGAATTAAGATAA